Proteins encoded by one window of Bauldia sp.:
- a CDS encoding restriction endonuclease, whose translation MECTVLGSGPLGSAPLGGDFGSAFDRGFDVGELADKIEAASPNASIELIGVVSAHGHSLLACWYKVTVPIWTNIVDFLGADWSRAKDKWEEIVAGAFDKAGYDEVILTPRSGDHGRDVIATKHGVGSVKILGSVKAYSPGRLVRHDDARALLGALGNERDASKGIIVTTSDFAPGISTDPFIEPSIPTRLELMNGDGLRSWLRDLRKRT comes from the coding sequence TTGGAATGCACCGTCCTTGGATCGGGGCCACTTGGCAGCGCGCCTCTCGGCGGCGACTTTGGTAGCGCGTTTGATAGGGGCTTCGACGTCGGAGAGCTGGCCGACAAAATCGAGGCGGCTAGCCCTAACGCCTCAATAGAACTGATCGGCGTTGTGTCTGCTCATGGGCACAGCCTGCTGGCTTGCTGGTACAAGGTCACGGTGCCCATCTGGACGAACATCGTCGACTTTCTTGGCGCTGACTGGTCACGCGCGAAGGACAAATGGGAGGAGATCGTCGCCGGCGCCTTCGACAAGGCCGGCTACGATGAGGTGATCCTGACACCGAGATCAGGCGACCACGGCCGCGACGTGATCGCGACGAAGCACGGCGTCGGCAGCGTCAAGATACTGGGGTCGGTGAAGGCCTACAGTCCGGGCCGGCTTGTCCGCCACGACGACGCCAGGGCGCTGCTCGGTGCACTCGGCAACGAGCGCGACGCCTCAAAGGGCATCATCGTCACCACGTCCGACTTTGCGCCTGGCATCTCGACGGACCCGTTCATCGAGCCATCAATCCCGACGCGCTTGGAATTGATGAACGGCGATGGCCTCAGATCGTGGCTTCGGGATTTGCGGAAGAGAACGTAA